From the genome of Oncorhynchus clarkii lewisi isolate Uvic-CL-2024 chromosome 11, UVic_Ocla_1.0, whole genome shotgun sequence, one region includes:
- the LOC139420666 gene encoding cAMP-dependent protein kinase inhibitor alpha: protein MTDVEATYEDFIASQRTGRRNAVHDIPQSPEAQGPSDLSHDLAQLNINKSGEGEDAEKSQAPSDSSSQPEEGGKE, encoded by the exons ATGACTGATGTGGAGGCGACATATGAAGACTTCATCGCTTCACAGCGGACCGGCCGACGGAACGCCGTACACGACATCCCACAATCCCCTGAGGCACAGGGACCCAGCGACCTATCACACGACCTGGCTCAGCTCAACATCAACAAATCCG gTGAAGGAGAGGATGCTGAAAAGAGCCAGGCCCCGTCAGATTCTTCATCCCAACCAGAAGAGGGGGGTAAAGAGTAG